A single genomic interval of Colius striatus isolate bColStr4 chromosome 9, bColStr4.1.hap1, whole genome shotgun sequence harbors:
- the SLC26A2 gene encoding sulfate transporter isoform X1 yields the protein MEPAGMLCEAAAAYLQQGSSFGQGSVIVAINVTEGVLEMAAMAEFNNIPPVTEMPEGDDAKRSFHHRIFLEPQEKKRSMKALVIKQAKKTCSCTPAKVKDYVFNFFPFLQWLPKYKLREYLLGDIMSGVIVGVLLVPQSIAYSLLAGQEPIYGLYTSFFAGIVYFLFGTSRHISVGIFGVLSLMVGEVVDRELQQAGYDLEPAVLGVLADTAAYENTTIVPVNQTLQKLLCDKSCYAIAVGTTMTFIVGVYQVAMGFFHVGFVSVYLSDSLLSGFVTGASFTVLTSQAKYILGLNIPRSNGIGSLITTWINIFRNIHKTNICDLITSLLCFLVLIPTKELNERFKSRLKAPVPVELAVVVAATLASHFGKLRDTYGSSIAGHIPTGFLPPQPPEWSLIPNVALDAIPIAIIGFAITVSLSEMFAKKHGYSVKVNQEMYAIGFCNIIPTFFHCFTTSAALAKTLVKESTGCRTQISGLITSLVILLVLLVIAPLFYSLQKCVLAVITIVNLRGALRKFKDLPKMWHLSRVDTVIWLVTMAATSLISTEIGLLVGVCFSMLCVIFRTQRPEAPLLGWVAESETYESLSAYKNLQTKPGIVVFRFEAPLYYINKECFKSTLYKQTGVNPVWVKAAKKKAAKRMLREKEVDSGGNQTNISVDFVSEPLGFHTIVIDCCAVQFLDTAGIRTLKEVCKDYRDIDVQVLLAQCNPSVRSSLIRGEFFKEGEDHLLFHSVHQAVDFALDVQGHDGTGTSKN from the exons ATGGAACCTGCTGGAATGCTGTGCGAGGCTGCCGCCGCGTATCTTCAACAGGGATCCAGCTTTGGGCAGGGCAGTGTAATCGTCGCCATCAATGTTACAGAG GGAGTCCTTGAGATGGCAGCAATGGCAGAATTCAACAACATCCCCCCAGTGACTGAAATGCCAGAAGGAGACGATGCTAAACGCAGTTTCCATCACAGAATATTCTTGGAACCCCAAGAGAAGAAGAGGAGCATGAAGGCCCTGGTGATTAAGCAAGCAAAGAAAACTTGCAGCTGTACTCCAGCCAAAGTTAAAGATTatgttttcaatttctttcccttcttgcaGTGGCTTCCTAAATATAAACTAAGAGAGTACCTACTGGGAGACATAATGTCTGGTGTGATTGTGGGGGTCTTATTAGTCCCACAGTCAATTGCCTATTCTCTCTTGGCTGGACAGGAGCCTATTTATGGCCTGTATACATCTTTTTTCGCTGGCATAGTTTATTTCCTCTTTGGAACCTCCCGCCACATCTCAGTTGGCATCTTTGGTGTGCTTTCCCTGATGGTAGGAGAAGTGGTGGATCGTGAATTACAGCAAGCTGGCTATGACTTAGAGCCAGCTGTGCTTGGGGTGCTTGCAGATACAGCAGCCTATGAAAACACCACAATTGTGCCTGTGAATCAGACGTTGCAGAAGCTGCTCTGTGATAAAAGCTGCTATGCAATTGCAGTAGGAACCACCATGACCTTCATAGTTGGAGTTTATCAG GTGGCCATGGGTTTCTTTCACGTTGGCTTTGTCTCAGTGTACCTCTCTGATTCGTTACTGAGTGGATTTGTCACAGGTGCTTCCTTCACTGTCCTAACTTCACAAGCCAAGTATATCCTGGGCCTGAACATTCCACGGAGCAATGGCATTGGCTCCCTCATAACCACGTGGATAAACATCTTCAGGAACATACACAAGACCAACATCTGTGATCTCATCACCAGCCTTTTGTGCTTTCTTGTACTTATACCAACCAAAGAGCTCAATGAACGTTTTAAGTCCAGGCTCAAGGCTCCAGTACCAGTTGAACTAGCTGTGGTTGTAGCAGCTACTCTGGCATCTCACTTTGGGAAGCTGAGAGACACTTACGGCTCGAGCATTGCTGGACACATCCCAACTGGGTTTCTGCCACCTCAGCCTCCAGAGTGGAGCCTGATTCCTAATGTGGCTTTGGATGCTATCCCCATAGCTATTATTGGCTTTGCCATCACCGTCTCCCTCTCAGAGATGTTTGCCAAGAAGCATGGTTACTCTGTGAAGGTCAACCAGGAAATGTATGCCATTGGCTTCTGCAACATCATTCCCACTTTCTTCCATTGCTTCACAACGAGTGCAGCTCTTGCTAAGACTCTTGTGAAGGAGTCCACAGGCTGTAGGACACAGATATCTGGCTTGATAACTAGTTTGGTAATCCTGCTAGTCCTCCTTGTGATTGCACCTTTGTTTTATTCCCTTCAGAAGTGTGTCCTTGCTGTCATAACCATTGTAAACCTCAGAGGAGCCCTGCGCAAGTTCAAGGACCTGCCAAAGATGTGGCATTTGAGCAGAGTGGACACGGTGATCTGGTTAGTTACCATGGCAGCCACATCACTCATCAGTACTGAGATTGGTCTCTTGGTTGGTGTTTGCTTCTCTATGCTCTGTGTCATCTTCCGAACTCAGAGACCGGAGGCACCGCTGCTTGGCTGGGTGGCAGAATCCGAGACCTATGAATCCCTGTCTGCTTACAAGAACTTGCAAACCAAGCCAGGAATCGTGGTGTTCCGTTTTGAAGCACCTCTGTACTACATCAACAAAGAGTGCTTTAAATCCACCCTGTACAAGCAAACTGGGGTCAACCCAGTCTGGGTGAAGGCAGCAAAGAAAAAGGCAGCCAAAAGGATGCTTAGAGAGAAAGAAGTGGATTCTGGTGGCAACCAGACCAACATCTCCGTGGATTTTGTCTCTGAACCTCTTGGGTTTCACACAATAGTGATTGACTGTTGTGCAGTACAGTTCCTGGACACAGCAGGAATACGCACGCTCAAAGAGGTCTGCAAGGACTACAGGGACATAGATGTCCAGGTACTACTGGCCCAGTGCAATCCTTCAGTGAGGAGCTCCCTGATCCGAGGAGAGTTCTTTAAAGAGGGGGAGGACCACCTTCTCTTCCACAGTGTGCACCAGGCTGTGGACTTTGCCTTGGATGTACAGGGGCACGATGGGACCGGCACTTCTAAGAACTAA
- the SLC26A2 gene encoding sulfate transporter isoform X2 — MAAMAEFNNIPPVTEMPEGDDAKRSFHHRIFLEPQEKKRSMKALVIKQAKKTCSCTPAKVKDYVFNFFPFLQWLPKYKLREYLLGDIMSGVIVGVLLVPQSIAYSLLAGQEPIYGLYTSFFAGIVYFLFGTSRHISVGIFGVLSLMVGEVVDRELQQAGYDLEPAVLGVLADTAAYENTTIVPVNQTLQKLLCDKSCYAIAVGTTMTFIVGVYQVAMGFFHVGFVSVYLSDSLLSGFVTGASFTVLTSQAKYILGLNIPRSNGIGSLITTWINIFRNIHKTNICDLITSLLCFLVLIPTKELNERFKSRLKAPVPVELAVVVAATLASHFGKLRDTYGSSIAGHIPTGFLPPQPPEWSLIPNVALDAIPIAIIGFAITVSLSEMFAKKHGYSVKVNQEMYAIGFCNIIPTFFHCFTTSAALAKTLVKESTGCRTQISGLITSLVILLVLLVIAPLFYSLQKCVLAVITIVNLRGALRKFKDLPKMWHLSRVDTVIWLVTMAATSLISTEIGLLVGVCFSMLCVIFRTQRPEAPLLGWVAESETYESLSAYKNLQTKPGIVVFRFEAPLYYINKECFKSTLYKQTGVNPVWVKAAKKKAAKRMLREKEVDSGGNQTNISVDFVSEPLGFHTIVIDCCAVQFLDTAGIRTLKEVCKDYRDIDVQVLLAQCNPSVRSSLIRGEFFKEGEDHLLFHSVHQAVDFALDVQGHDGTGTSKN, encoded by the exons ATGGCAGCAATGGCAGAATTCAACAACATCCCCCCAGTGACTGAAATGCCAGAAGGAGACGATGCTAAACGCAGTTTCCATCACAGAATATTCTTGGAACCCCAAGAGAAGAAGAGGAGCATGAAGGCCCTGGTGATTAAGCAAGCAAAGAAAACTTGCAGCTGTACTCCAGCCAAAGTTAAAGATTatgttttcaatttctttcccttcttgcaGTGGCTTCCTAAATATAAACTAAGAGAGTACCTACTGGGAGACATAATGTCTGGTGTGATTGTGGGGGTCTTATTAGTCCCACAGTCAATTGCCTATTCTCTCTTGGCTGGACAGGAGCCTATTTATGGCCTGTATACATCTTTTTTCGCTGGCATAGTTTATTTCCTCTTTGGAACCTCCCGCCACATCTCAGTTGGCATCTTTGGTGTGCTTTCCCTGATGGTAGGAGAAGTGGTGGATCGTGAATTACAGCAAGCTGGCTATGACTTAGAGCCAGCTGTGCTTGGGGTGCTTGCAGATACAGCAGCCTATGAAAACACCACAATTGTGCCTGTGAATCAGACGTTGCAGAAGCTGCTCTGTGATAAAAGCTGCTATGCAATTGCAGTAGGAACCACCATGACCTTCATAGTTGGAGTTTATCAG GTGGCCATGGGTTTCTTTCACGTTGGCTTTGTCTCAGTGTACCTCTCTGATTCGTTACTGAGTGGATTTGTCACAGGTGCTTCCTTCACTGTCCTAACTTCACAAGCCAAGTATATCCTGGGCCTGAACATTCCACGGAGCAATGGCATTGGCTCCCTCATAACCACGTGGATAAACATCTTCAGGAACATACACAAGACCAACATCTGTGATCTCATCACCAGCCTTTTGTGCTTTCTTGTACTTATACCAACCAAAGAGCTCAATGAACGTTTTAAGTCCAGGCTCAAGGCTCCAGTACCAGTTGAACTAGCTGTGGTTGTAGCAGCTACTCTGGCATCTCACTTTGGGAAGCTGAGAGACACTTACGGCTCGAGCATTGCTGGACACATCCCAACTGGGTTTCTGCCACCTCAGCCTCCAGAGTGGAGCCTGATTCCTAATGTGGCTTTGGATGCTATCCCCATAGCTATTATTGGCTTTGCCATCACCGTCTCCCTCTCAGAGATGTTTGCCAAGAAGCATGGTTACTCTGTGAAGGTCAACCAGGAAATGTATGCCATTGGCTTCTGCAACATCATTCCCACTTTCTTCCATTGCTTCACAACGAGTGCAGCTCTTGCTAAGACTCTTGTGAAGGAGTCCACAGGCTGTAGGACACAGATATCTGGCTTGATAACTAGTTTGGTAATCCTGCTAGTCCTCCTTGTGATTGCACCTTTGTTTTATTCCCTTCAGAAGTGTGTCCTTGCTGTCATAACCATTGTAAACCTCAGAGGAGCCCTGCGCAAGTTCAAGGACCTGCCAAAGATGTGGCATTTGAGCAGAGTGGACACGGTGATCTGGTTAGTTACCATGGCAGCCACATCACTCATCAGTACTGAGATTGGTCTCTTGGTTGGTGTTTGCTTCTCTATGCTCTGTGTCATCTTCCGAACTCAGAGACCGGAGGCACCGCTGCTTGGCTGGGTGGCAGAATCCGAGACCTATGAATCCCTGTCTGCTTACAAGAACTTGCAAACCAAGCCAGGAATCGTGGTGTTCCGTTTTGAAGCACCTCTGTACTACATCAACAAAGAGTGCTTTAAATCCACCCTGTACAAGCAAACTGGGGTCAACCCAGTCTGGGTGAAGGCAGCAAAGAAAAAGGCAGCCAAAAGGATGCTTAGAGAGAAAGAAGTGGATTCTGGTGGCAACCAGACCAACATCTCCGTGGATTTTGTCTCTGAACCTCTTGGGTTTCACACAATAGTGATTGACTGTTGTGCAGTACAGTTCCTGGACACAGCAGGAATACGCACGCTCAAAGAGGTCTGCAAGGACTACAGGGACATAGATGTCCAGGTACTACTGGCCCAGTGCAATCCTTCAGTGAGGAGCTCCCTGATCCGAGGAGAGTTCTTTAAAGAGGGGGAGGACCACCTTCTCTTCCACAGTGTGCACCAGGCTGTGGACTTTGCCTTGGATGTACAGGGGCACGATGGGACCGGCACTTCTAAGAACTAA
- the LOC104551566 gene encoding sulfate transporter, translating into MYMASPPHVCLLFLLSSPGAMEDISSQKSGQDRDVLSSRAPEESPDNFVHVRLEEYEPADFSTKDLILKKAREVCKCHHQTIITFFCRLFPVLDWLPRYNIKKQLLGDVVSGLLVGIVAIPQSISYSLLANQDPIYGIYTNFFCSIIYAAMATSRHNFVGSFGVLCLMIGQSVNRHLQLAGYSDSSARVSLEGNSTSSSNSTVSTNGTEACDRSCYAITVALSLSFLVGLYQILLGVLQLGFLAVYLSEPLLSGFVTGSSLTIITSQVKYLLGLKIPRHEGVGSFILTWVDLFKYIQNTNICDLITSIVALAIIGPVKRINDRYKKKMKAPFPIELLVVIVATVVSHYFNFEERYKSEVCGDIPTGFKKPTLPDINLFSTLAVDALPIAVIGFAMTVSLAEIFGKKHNYAVRANQEMIAIGMCNLVPSFFYCFASSAALTKTLLKESTGTQTQISSLVTSLVLLLVLLWIAPLFYALPISILGVVTIVNLRGGLRKFRDIPRMWQLSKLDTVVWWITMLSSTLLTTEIGLLVGVCFALLCIIFRTQRPRATLLGKVSNKEIYEDQSAYKQLSSIDNIKIFRFESSLYYANKDYFNTVLYQKTGVNPNLLAAKHQRVEGQANADTGNSKSFFGIRFGCMKPVKKKTEKAPAHACHPSIDMHTLILDCGAMQFIDTVGLSVLKETYHDYKEVGVQVLLANCNPSIRHRLREGGWAAEADSGGQVAFHSVHDAVQFAEQQYHMRQEDSKEKRNALLASEDLNLQTSL; encoded by the exons ATGTACATGGCTTCACCACCTCATGTCTGCCTGCTCTTCCTCCTTAGCTCTCCTGGTGCAATGGAGGACATATCAAGCCAGAAGTCAGGACAGGACAGAGATGTGCTGAGCTCCCGAGCACCCGAAGAGAGTCCTGACAATTTTGTACATGTCAGATTGGAGGAGTATGAGCCTGCAGACTTCAGCACCAAGGATTTAATCCTTAAGAAAGCCCGAGAGGTCTGCAAGTGCCATCATCAAACCATCATCACCTTCTTCTGTCGGCTGTTCCCAGTGCTGGACTGGCTTCCCCGTTACAACATCAAGAAGCAGTTGCTCGGGGATGTCGTGTCCGGGCTCCTGGTGGGGATAGTTGCCATCCCTCAGTCCATCTCCTACTCCCTCTTAGCCAACCAGGATCCCATCTATGGAATCTACACCAACTTCTTCTGCAGCATCATCTACGCTGCCATGGCCACGTCGCGCCATAACTTCGTGGGCTCGTTTGGCGTGCTGTGCCTGATGATCGGGCAGTCGGTGAACCGGCACCTCCAGCTCGCGGGCTACAGCGACAGCAGCGCCAGAGTCTCGCTGGAgggcaactccacctcctccagCAACTCCACCGTCTCCACCAATGGCACAGAGGCCTGTGACAGGAGCTGCTATGCCATCACTGTGGCCCTTTCCTTAAGCTTTCTGGTCGGTCTTTACCAG ATCCTGCTGGGGGTTTTACAGCTGGGCTTTCTGGCAGTCTACCTGTCAGAACCTCTGCTCAGTGGCTTTGTGACCGGCTCCAGCCTCACCATTATCACCTCGCAGGTGAAGTATCTCCTGGGACTGAAAATACCTCGTCATGAAGGGGTGGGATCCTTCATCCTGACCTGGGTTGACCTTTTCAAATACATCCAGAACACCAACATCTGTGACCTGATCACCAGCATCGTTGCTTTGGCCATCATAGGGCCTGTCAAAAGGATCAATGACCGGTATAAGAAGAAGATGAAGGCCCCATTCCCCATAGAGCTGCTGGTGGTCATTGTAGCCACAGTAGTATCTCACTACTTTAACTTTGAAGAGCGATACAAGTCTGAAGTTTGTGGGGATATCCCCACTGGTTTCAAGAAGCCCACCCTACCAGATATAAACCTGTTTTCCACCCTGGCAGTTGATGCTCTGCCCATTGCTGTTATTGGCTTTGCCATGACCGTCTCCCTGGCAGAGATCTTTGGCAAAAAGCACAACTACGCTGTCCGTGCCAACCAAGAGATGATTGCCATCGGCATGTGCAACCTGGTCCCTTCTTTCTTCTACTGCtttgccagctctgcagccctgacCAAGACACTGCTGAAGGAGTCCACAGGGACCCAGACCCAGATCTCTAGCCTGGTTActtccctggtgctgctgctggtgctgctgtggatCGCCCCGCTCTTCTACGCGCTGCCCATCTCCATCCTGGGGGTGGTCACCATTGTCAACCTGCGGGGCGGGCTGAGGAAGTTCCGTGACATCCCCCGCATGTGGCAGCTCAGCAAGCTGGACACAGTGGTGTGGTGGATAACCATGCTGTCCTCCACACTGCTCACCACCGAGATCGGGCTCCTCGTGGGCGTCTGCTTCGCTCTGCTCTGCATCATCTTCCGCACGCAGAGGCCCAGGGCCACGCTGCTGGGCAAGGTCAGCAACAAGGAGATCTATGAGGACCAGTCCGCTTACAAGCAGCTCAGCAGTATCGACAACATCAAAATCTTCCGCTTTGAGTCATCCCTCTACTATGCCAACAAGGACTATTTCAACACTGTTCTCTACCAGAAGACTGGGGTAAATCCTAACCTGTTGGCTGCTAAGCACCAAAGGGTAGAGGGCCAGGCAAATGCAGACACAGGCAACAGCAAGAGCTTTTTTGGCATCAGATTTGGCTGCATGAAGCCTGTcaagaaaaagactgaaaaggcTCCAGCACATGCCTGTCACCCCTCCATAGATATGCACACCTTAATCCTCGACTGTGGGGCAATGCAGTTCATAGATACTGTGGGTCTCTCGGTGCTAAAGGAGACATATCATGACTATAAGGAGGTTGGTGTCCAGGTGCTCCTGGCCAACTGCAACCCTTCCATCCGGCACCGGCTGCGGGAGGGAGGCTGGGCTGCCGAGGCAGACAGCGGTGGTCAGGTGGCTTTCCACAGTGTCCATGATGCTGTGCAGTTTGCTGAACAGCAGTACCACATGAGGCAGGAGGACAGCAAGGAGAAACGGAATGCTCTCCTGGCCTCTGAAGACCTGAACCTCCAGACGTCTTTGTAG